Proteins found in one Kluyveromyces marxianus DMKU3-1042 DNA, complete genome, chromosome 2 genomic segment:
- the NSE4 gene encoding Smc5-Smc6 complex subunit NSE4, with product MGQSRGTKRRRTALYVPKVDKEEERKEFNIIQKYRDLENEVQLDRINITRNGDVRIMSKRLEEIERLFGDLQSLNINKNAVLAQDSKAMKTLSDLLSLSMNSVKFDESSRLLKLNDILNGTKKFMLKDYFQASGVSEPEVQMLDQDDSDDETNISRSDSKGMSQNSVSDAAELKTRQEQSHYLSQFESFSDFNQFNWFKLGALYSLQSKVPFTSDHMLGPLYVEQKVRRPRELRNKDPIEAASTAERVTKERLNESQEESTPTNVKKCYKVLQKKNGERQINLFRFIIDPTSFAKSVENLFYTSFLIKEGRLVLEDDSEGFPAVRIKESLPDDQKQRELEKQRRKESIQNHIIFQMDVPTWRKLIEKFDIKEAFLNTDGSFRN from the coding sequence ATGGGGCAGAGTAGAGGCACTAAGAGGCGGCGTACAGCACTTTATGTACCCAAGGttgataaagaagaagaacggaAAGAGTTCAATATCATACAGAAATACAGGGATCTTGAGAATGAGGTTCAGTTAGATCGGATAAACATCACTAGAAATGGAGATGTGCGTATTATGTCGAAACGtttggaagaaatagaaCGTCTATTCGGGGATTTACAGTCATTGAACATAAACAAGAACGCGGTATTGGCGCAAGATTCGAAAGCTATGAAGACACTCTCGGATTTGTTGAGTCTTTCTATGAATAGTGTCAAGTTTGACGAATCATCACGATTATTAAAGCTTAACGATATATTGAATGGAACTAAGAAGTTCATGCTGAAGGATTATTTCCAGGCGTCTGGTGTATCGGAACCGGAAGTTCAAATGCTTGATCAGGATGACAGTGATGATGAGACTAATATAAGCAGATCAGATTCGAAAGGAATGTCACAAAACTCTGTGTCTGATGCTGCTGAGCTAAAAACACGCCAAGAACAGTCTCATTATTTAAGTCAATTCGAATCATTTAGCGATTTCAACCAATTCAACTGGTTTAAATTGGGTGCACTCTATTCACTACAGAGTAAAGTTCCATTCACTTCAGATCACATGTTGGGTCCATTGTATGTTGAACAAAAGGTACGAAGACCGAGAGAACTGCGAAACAAAGATCCTATTGAAGCAGCATCCACGGCTGAGAGAGTAACGAAGGAAAGGCTAAATGAAagtcaagaagaaagtaCACCCACCAATGTTAAAAAGTGTTACAAAGtattacaaaagaaaaacggTGAAAGGCAAATTAACCTGTTTCGGTTCATCATTGATCCTACCTCGTTTGCAAAATCGGTGGAAAATCTTTTTTACACAAGCTTTCTAATCAAAGAGGGCAGATTAGtacttgaagatgattcaGAAGGATTCCCAGCTGTGCGTATAAAGGAAAGCTTACCTGATGACCAGAAACAAAGGGAATTGGAGAAACAACGGAGAAAAGAGTCAATTCAAAATCACATCATATTCCAGATGGATGTTCCTACATGGCGAAAGCTCATAGAGAAATTTGATATAAAGGAAGCCTTCTTGAATACTGATGGCTCTTTCAGAAACTAG